The Euleptes europaea isolate rEulEur1 chromosome 2, rEulEur1.hap1, whole genome shotgun sequence genome has a segment encoding these proteins:
- the BPIFB2 gene encoding BPI fold-containing family B member 2, with protein sequence MFKLCTLGIVLCLLAPSHETTPGTVVRVHQEALEYVCQEGRPFLIKGMMAIQVPAYKPPGFIFGSVLKIVGIKILDVQLPHLSVKLIPKTGVQLSFSSKLHMKGNILEWKLGSSILLDVRVTRSPSGFPILSITACKSLLGDIQILFGGNNLLGFLRPFQNHLRAILVDKMCLSVSNVVLGLNAHLRTMVGLNTINSMSHLQYSMLENPDITSEYMDLDLDAAFEMMGKPVQDSSPLPPFSLPPQETADDDSMVTMGLSDDMFEHFFQTLEKSGAFNLNIGGKSGSGDFHLSTSMLQSAIPSLAQKYPRDVAIALIVVLAELPVVTLKEGRATLSISPTIHLEVADSSSETLCSLRCVLALSLQVDVSPTYLQLSVALQGEMGLEMVSSSVKDVQVSKMRTIIVSVMEKNFLAHMNAVLVGGISLPKLANVQYTDGDIEIHEGYAQVNCDLDYKH encoded by the exons ATGTTCAAGCTGTGTACTTTGGGTATCGTTCTGTGCCTTCTGGCCCCATCTCACGAGACCACCCCTGGGACTGTGGTGAGAGTTCATCAAGAAGCGCTGGAGTATG TATGCCAAGAAGGAAGACCATTCCTTATAAAGGGTATGATGGCCATACAGGTCCCAGCTTATAAGCCTCCTGGGTTTATTTTTGGATCCGTTCTGAAAATAGTGGG CATCAAAATCCTGGATGTTCAGCTCCCGCACCTCTCTGTGAAGCTCATTCCAAAGACCGGCGTCCAGCTTTCCTTCAGCAGTAAATTGCACATGAAAGGCAACAT CTTGGAGTGGAAGCTGGGGTCGTCCATCTTGCTTGATGTCCGGGTCACGCGCAGCCCCAGTGGCTTCCCCATCTTGAGCATTACCGCTTGCAAGTCCCTATTGGGAGATATACAAATTCTCTTTGGCGGAAACAA TTTACTTGGCTTCCTGCGGCCTTTTCAGAACCACCTCCGAGCCATATTGGTTGACAAG ATGTGTCTGAGCGTCTCCAATGTGGTTTTGGGGCTGAATGCCCACTTGAGAACCATGGTTG GCCTGAACACCATCAACTCTATGTCTCACCTCCAGTACTCCATGCTGGAGAACCCTGACATCACCAGTGAATACATGGATCTCGATTTGGAT GCTGCCTTTGAAATGATGGGGAAGCCCGTGCAAGATTCCAGccccctgccccctttctccTTACCCCCCCAAGAGACGGCTGACGATGACTCCATGGTGACCATGGGCCTGTCCGACGACATGTTTGAGCATTTCTTTCAAACCCTGGAAAAATCTGGAGCCTTTAATCTGAACATCGGAGGAAAGTCG GGCTCTGGAGACTTCCACCTCTCCACCTCTATGCTGCAATCTGCCATCCCCTCG CTTGCACAAAAGTATCCCAGGGATGTTGCCATCGCTCTCATTGTGGTCCTCGCTGAGCTTCCTGTTGTCACCTTGAAAGAAGGCAGAGCCACGCTGAGCATCAGTCCCACCATCCACCTGGAGGTGGCCGATTCGTCCTCCGAGACCCTCTGCTCTCTGCGCTGT GTGCTGGCCTTGTCCCTCCAAGTGGATGtctcaccgacctacctccagtTATCGGTTGCCCTTCAGGG GGAGATGGGTCTGGAGATGGTTTCTTCCAGTGTGAAAGACGTGCAGGTCAGT AAGATGAGAACAATCATAGTCTCGGTGATGGAGAAGAATTTCCTGGCTCACATGAACG CTGTTCTGGTCGGAGGAATCTCTCTCCCCAAGCTGGCCAACGTCCAGTATACCGATGGTGACATCGAGATCCATGAG GGTTATGCGCAAGTCAACTGTGACCTTGACTATAAACACTGA